The Alosa sapidissima isolate fAloSap1 chromosome 6, fAloSap1.pri, whole genome shotgun sequence genome window below encodes:
- the si:ch211-225h24.2 gene encoding si:ch211-225h24.2: protein FAEQESKVKKIKSKKEKKDKKLDDEHFLLTGATLSDKKGKNKEEERSAKPLDREKNKGFWDSITMTMRQITPTRKMDKMEGWEPPQLPGEPGDENEPQKAEAKKDTSPTTATTAPVAPAIPALPALSLSPPPLSSPLSLSLPSWRAGVTLEDWRYASLADCTATAAPAGGQRKGSGAGLAKGSAVQWAARARGKLAGIRRRSHGNVSENMWEGLK, encoded by the exons TTTGCTGAACAGGAATCTAAGGTGAAGAAGATCAAGTccaagaaggagaagaaagacaaGAAGTTAGACGATGAGCATTTTCTTCTGACTGGAGCCACACTCTCAGACAAAAAAGG AAAGaacaaggaggaggagaggagcgccAAGCCTCTGGACCGGGAGAAGAACAAAGGATTCTGGGACAGCATCACCATGACGATGCGGCAGATCACCCCCACCCGCAAGATGGACAAGATGGAGGGCTGGGAGCCGCCACAGCTGCCTGGTGAGCCAGGAGACGAGAACGAGCCGCAGAAGGCCGAGGCGAAGAAAGACACTTCACCCACCACCGCCACTACTGCCCCTGTTGCCCCTGCCATCCCTGCCCTCCCTGCCCTCTCCCtgtccccccctcctctctcctctcctctgtctctctcgctgccCTCCTGGAGGGCTGGCGTGACTCTGGAGGACTGGCGCTATGCCAGCCTGGCAGACTGCACGGCCACCGCCGCCCCCGCAGGTGGCCAGCGCAAGGGCTCCGGGGCAGGCCTGGCAAAGGGCAGCGCCGTCCAGTGGGCAGCGCGCGCCAGGGGCAAGCTGGCGGGCATCAGGAGGAGGAGTCACGGAAATGTGTCGGAGAACATGTGGGAGGGGCTTAAGTGA